One part of the Synergistaceae bacterium DZ-S4 genome encodes these proteins:
- the istB gene encoding IS21-like element helper ATPase IstB — MLDNNTISKLHEMRLSVMAQSFDEQIKNGCFAEMSFEERFGMIVDSEWSARKSNRLTRLIQKANYSIPGACIENIEYHPDRKLDKTQIARLSTCAYIEENHNLRILGATGSGKTYIACALGMAASRNFYSVRYVRLPELFAELAIARGDGTYRKVIKQYKQVKLLILDEWLLFSLKENEARDLLEIVEARHKRASTMFCSQFDVAGWHLKIGEPTLADAICDRIVHDSYTIMIEGDP, encoded by the coding sequence ATGCTGGATAACAATACTATATCCAAGCTGCATGAGATGAGGCTTTCCGTAATGGCACAGTCTTTTGACGAACAGATCAAAAACGGATGCTTTGCGGAAATGTCATTTGAAGAGCGCTTCGGCATGATCGTTGATTCAGAATGGTCAGCACGAAAAAGCAACCGTTTGACCAGGCTGATACAGAAGGCTAATTATTCGATTCCTGGTGCCTGCATAGAAAATATCGAATACCATCCTGACAGGAAACTGGATAAGACTCAGATAGCAAGACTGTCTACGTGCGCATATATTGAGGAAAATCATAATCTGCGCATTCTTGGCGCGACCGGGAGCGGGAAGACTTATATTGCCTGTGCACTGGGAATGGCGGCCAGCCGAAATTTCTATTCCGTCAGGTATGTGCGTCTGCCGGAACTATTCGCTGAGCTGGCCATCGCCCGCGGTGACGGTACGTATCGAAAGGTAATAAAGCAATATAAACAGGTAAAGCTTCTTATTCTGGACGAATGGCTGCTCTTCTCTTTGAAGGAGAACGAGGCCCGTGATCTGCTTGAAATAGTTGAAGCGCGCCATAAAAGGGCATCCACGATGTTTTGTTCCCAGTTCGACGTTGCCGGCTGGCATCTTAAAATAGGCGAACCCACTTTGGCTGACGCCATATGCGACCGGATCGTACATGATTCATATACGATAATGATCGAAGGCGATCCATGA